Genomic segment of Schistocerca nitens isolate TAMUIC-IGC-003100 chromosome 9, iqSchNite1.1, whole genome shotgun sequence:
GGTTACTTAAAATCCTAGGAAATAAAGCTTCGTGTTTTGTAAAATTGGGTACGTAGCTTAAAATTTGCTACAGTATGTAGGAATAACCTCTGACGTGAAAGTAAAAATAGTATGTATGGATTAATTTTTCTCTGTAGCGCGCCTGTAAACGTTACGTGCTAAGCAAGCGGTTAGCGAACGGATAACGTTGATGACAATGTGTGCGACTCCTCAAAACATTGTCTTGCCAGCAGACAGTTTGATAAATTAACGTGGGACTGTTTACCATAACCTTAACATTCTTAATTTCTCAGCTTGTATGTATTTGTAGGTATTAAGGCACCTCCTTAATTTTATTAGTGTTCACGACATATTTCGCAGCTGTGTCACTTGTAGTTCGACTCGCGGAATTTTTACTCATGTGAACCGACATCAGCAGTTTCATATTCATACAATTCGTAAAACTCTGTCATGGCCGACATTTAAAATAACAGTTACATATTTATTAATACATGTTTTAAATCATATAAAAAGACGACTGTTTTCTCTCTTTGTACTATCAATGCTCACGTACGAATTTAGTTCCATAAAAGTGTTCACTTAAAGCTCTAAAGATTCTGAATATCTTTCTGGATTTTAATGATCTTCTCAAAATTCTAATCGTTTACTACAAGCTTTAGTGGTGCTACGATACGCAATAATCAAAGAATCTTATTCTCTTTCTTGTGCAGTTGGAATAAATACTGtagtttgattgattgattgaatgTCAGCTAAAGTGGTCGAATACTCTTTTTCATCTGTCTTGTGAAAAGAAGATTTAGAGATGACCAATGAAATAAGTCACCAGGGGCTGTGGTTAGCTGCTACAGGAATGAGACCTACAGAAACTAGTTTCTCTACTTCATATCGACATCCTATTAGCGACATGTTAATACAAATTTAAAGGAGGGAAGATCAGAGTTAATGCCCAGTCGACGAtgtggtcattagaaacggagcacactCTTGGATTACGGAAAGGGAGAAaaagaaaccggccgtgccctttcaaagaaacgatCGCAGCGTTTGCCTTAAAAGAttaagggaaataacggaaaatatAAACTATGATGGCCAGACGGGGATTTAAACAGTCGTTTCCACAAATGCCGTTACAGTATGCTAACCACTTCTCCATCTCGTCTGGTTACTAGAAATTTAAATTTTCGTGGAATGATACCTGTTTATTCATGCTGCCTTTTTCTTTTACTATGGTAGTCTCTAGAACCCATGCTACATCTTTCTAAAGTCCTTATACCTCTGACAGATGATGTATTTGTCCCTGAAATGTAAATTGTCGTGTtagattattttaatatttctgGTAAGACTGCATTGATATTGTCAATCCTAGTCAACGTCGACTGCTTCTGGGTCTACTATAGGTAATCAAGAGGTTTAATTCGACTACTGGTAACTGTACGTGAATACAGTAATTCTAAACAGTTCTGTAACGACAGTAATTATATTGCTAATGCTGCCAGAATAGTTAGAAAACTGTTCACGATCTTTTGCCTATGTTAAGAACGCTGAAAGCAGCCGTAATTCCGTGAAATGAACAATTAAATTAGCTGTATCAGGTTTCAGATTTAAGCCTAACTTCAGACGGTGATGCATATTTCTCTTACAAATTCGTGTTGCTCAAAATAAACATTTAGTGACCAGCGGGGAGAACAACGTTCAGATCTTGAACTCTGGATAAAAGAATCACGCACTCATCTTTCTATAGATAATATGTATCATAAAACTTTTCCAGAACACGTTTTCATTGTACAACTGGTGAGTCAACGTCAGCTTTACAGTAAGTTATAGAATTTTTTTGTTCAAATAAATTCACACTAATTTCGAATGTCGGAGTCTTTATTAAGTACTACTGCAGACACTGAACGAATTTAGAAAGACGTTATTAGGCCTGTAACAGGTCAGTATGGCTTATGCGAAAGTAAAGAAAAGTGCTCGGCGAACTTTAAagggaatctttggaagaaataCAGGATAATTCTCTCACAGGCCTGTTGGATAAATTAGAAGATCCTACACTCGGAAAAGCTTGTGCGTCTCGCATGCGGTAGTGAGAATAACATAACGGAGATAAGGGACAAACGCAGTCCTCTAGGCATTCATTTTACCCTTTCTCAATGCGGGAATAGAATAGGACAAAAAGTAAATACTACAGATGCAATGTAGCCTCCACTAGTGGCTTGTGGGGTATGTGTGCAGATGCAGAAGCTGCAACAGTCCAACACTTAACtttgaataaattgaagaaatatattttaTCAACAATGAACCATCTTATAATTTTTCGTTGTATATGGTTCCTTTAATTCTACACAATAATGTCACTGTCCGCAGATGTACATCAAATGATCTCTGCATAACATTCAGCTCTTCCACCTGCTTGTATAAGCACGTTTGCGAGTGCTATGTTTTGCCGATGCTCACCTGAAGTACTTGTTGCAAGTTTTTTAATCAAATAAATGCAGATAAACGTCGTTCTTTACACGTTGCACCGTCGTCTTTCGACTTTTAGAGACAACGTTTCATGTAATCAGTTTATCAACAAAGCTGTCAATAAGACTATGGCTAATTTCGTTGGGTATTGTAACCTTTACTGCGTATTTTCGATTCATCTTAGCACACCATTTTCACCCATATACCGCAAGTACACCAGTAAATTCTGTAAGAATCCATTGAAGATGGATTTTACTAACTTCGAAGAGATAACAGTCACAATTTGAAGCAGGATTTTTGTTGGGTGCATTTGTTTAAGGTCTTATCATCGATGTTGGATGCTGACGCCACCCCTGCAGCATATTGCCCCCCGAGACGTACTATTTAGGAAGGAATTGTGCACCCGTAAGAGGCCAGTATGTAACCTGCAGAATAGGTGGATGGCCTGTCCTGAAATTGGAGTTAGAGCCCCAAACTTATTTGGCTAAATAAATCATTTATCGGATGAGAGTATGTCAGTTAAAATTAGAAATAACTCTAATCAGTTGGAATTAATTATTGTATCACTTCGTCTACTCAAATTTTGTCTGATGCTTGGGCAACTACATAACGAAAGTAAACACAATCAAAAGTGAAATGGTAGTGATAGATAAATCGAAGAGGCAAGTAAGAGCAAACGATGAAGCTGTTAGTTCGATTTAGGTTTCCAGTTACTTAAGGTTTTCTTCTCTCTGTCAGACTAATCAATGCCTTTTTCTCTTTAATCTCGCTTAGACGAAAAAATTTTGGGAAAGAACCGAGAGGCGGACCCAGAATACTCACATCGCAAAGCTTTACCAGTGAAATGAATTGtagcaaacaatgaaattaaaaaactAATACAAGTAAATTATTTTTACTGCTTGGGAAATACAATAAGCGATGGCAATAGAATTAGAGGAAAAATTTCAGTGATTAAGAAAGCTTTCGGACGAAAACGTCaataaagagagaaaaagaaagaatttcATCAAGACATTTTGGGTATTTTAAGCTCTCGTTGTGATGGAGGGAGTCTTAGgatacaagaaaagaaaaatattagaaAGAACAGAAATGTGGATATGAAGAAAAGCCACGAAAATTTCCTAGATTGAAAGAATATCCAAGCAAGATTAAAGAGAAAAAGGCATTGATTAGTCTGACAGAGAGAAGAAAACCTTAAGTAACTGCAAACCTAAATCGAACTAACAGCTTCATCGATAACATCTTAGAAGAAAAAATTCTGGGAAAGAACCGAGAGGCAGGCCCAGAATACTCACATCGCAAAGCGTTACCAGTGAAATGAATTGTAGCAAACAATGATAAAGATGGTGAAAGTCAAAGCACGGTGGTTACATCAACAAGGCGTTGCCTTGTGGgtctgatgatggtgatgatgatgatgatgatgatgatgatgacgacatatCACCTCAATTATCAAATGGATTTGTCTTAATGAATAAAGCCATTGTGTATTGTATGTATGACTTTGGGAGACAGTATATACAtacaattttaatttaaattaatcGACTTGATAAATGAGCTGTAGCCTTTGGAAGCGCGTAAGGAAGTAACAATAAATTGTGACTGTTTACAGCAATTTGTCGTTCCAATAACGATCAAGCTAAAGCCTGTAACATAGCTGTATTGTTAGGTTAGTTTGTTAACGTAGTTTTGCAGCTGTTGGGCTCTAGATTGGTAGCTTTACAGAGAGTATACGTTTCGTTACTAAATAACTTGActgtgcacctaatacgaaaacatGTCTTTATACTTTGCAGATGTTAGTTTCTTAATCATAAACAGGAAAATGTCACTTTGAAAAATTAACagtactttttaattttatttcgtttcattTATTCTAGTAGTATGTAACACACTTCCCTAACAATACCTTAACTCGTAAACTCTTGTGTTAACAATTAAGCTTCTTTCACATTCCTGCTTAAATTACCGTTGCTTCGTTGCGTTTTCACATTAATTAAACAGATAATAACTGTTCacagaaaccttttagtatctgtcGGAACAGCAGCATATTTCGACAACTAAATACCAATCATCAAGCATAGTGCCgtttcgcttacaactttcgttAAAAGTTGGGCGCACCTTTCCACAAATAAAATGAACCTTAAATCATTTTTACCCTACGATGCGACTCCGGGCGATCGCTCGGTACGTAACCCTAACATCTAGTCTCTGCACACTCGACGCCTGATCATTGATGGTGGGCCATTCTTGACGTTAATCAGCAATACAATGTCTATGCCAGAATAGAAATGCGCTCAGCTTCGAAAATGCCAGAAGCCAGAGATATTTAATGAGTACAGTATCATTACGTCATAACACTGAAGACAGCAGTACTATTTACAAGCCTTAcctataacattcacatttaacctcttcACTCTAATGATAAAAAAATGCAGGAATGTTTCTTTTCCTATTTTCCAGCAAACCAATAAACAAGCATAACACAAATACAAATTAAATACTTCTTTGATGAATCAGTAAGGCATAAGTGGAAGCCCACATAAGTGGACCTCATGACTCACTTATCGTTAAATGGCAGTAAGTTTGCTTTATATCTGTTTTAAATTCCTTCAATAAAAAACGTTTAATTATTTTATATCATAAAATAGAATTCTTAAAGTTAACATTTTTCAAATGTATGATTTCCAGCACAACTTTGTGTTGATATCCTAAAACACCttcacaaaacaagaaaataataatcatacaataactTCTGTGAATAAATAATTTTGTACTGCCAGAAAATAAATATTTGCGATATGTTGTATGATAAGCTAGAAAACAAATGTTTTCCACGTAACATAAATACATTTCACAGTTGACACACATGTTTCTAGTCTTCGAATTGCACCCAAGTTTAGTGCATTTTGAGCATTCCTTGCCTCAACGGATTTGGCACTTAGCCAACATTGTAAAACGTAACTTCTGAAATTGATTGCAGCACATCTCTTCTTAGCTTTTTACTCAAATTTACTACAGCGTCTAAATCTTCACTTATCAGAGGAATTTACTTTGTACAATGACATACTCCTCTCCTAAGGGTACGACATCTTAGCGTTCTTATAGTCTACCACTCAGTTTCATCAAACTCAGCAGGACGATCTTTAGTCAAACATGAGATTTCGTCATCTTTCTAAACAGATAACTCCGCATTGCTGTCATTAAGATGAGCTTCTAATTGAAAATCAGTTAATACTTCAGGATTTGCTGCCAAACAGACAATTCCGCATGACTGTCATTAAGAGGAGCTTCTATATGCTTCTCAGTTAATACTTCAGGCGTTGCTGCGGGGTACAGAAACAACAGTTACTTCAAATTCTACATCGGACACCAACTTGTAATTGGAAAATATGCATTACTATCTGACGTCCACGTACAAGGACCTTAAGGAAATGGATTATTTCATACTAAGGAACAAGATTTATACAAATCTGCACTGAGTATCAACATCTAGAACTGTTAGCGAACGTTAGGCACAAAACGTATATTCTCAGTCCAAACAGTCATTATTTGTTTTCCCTTTTTAAGCTTACTggaatttaattaaagagaattttacatcagacacgtttcacttttatttataaagcatcttccgtggttattctgcaaattacATACATATGTATGTTTCCACATTTTGGTTGCTTTTAACTAAAGATAGCCTCTCTGCATTTTTTAACTGATTCGTTTGTGGGGGAGGGGCAGGAGTGTGTAGGGGGGGATGgggcgggatatatatatatatatatatatatatatatatatatatatatatatatatatatatatatattagattgTTGGGGAGGATACAGAGTGAATGTGTGTGACGTTTTTGTGCATGTGTGACTTAGTGAAAATGTACGTTTAACAGATAGGTGAGAGGAGACtggggttcgggggggggggggggggcgagattgcgagttgtgtttatattcttttttgggggggagggggaggggcgggggtggtGATTTTAGGAAAAAACGTCTAATATTTAGGTATACTAATTATTTCTATATCTTTTAGATTTGTAGAAGTAACCATTTTCTgcatacgacaaaaaaaaaaatggttcaaatggctctgagcactatgggacttaacatctgaggtcatcagtcccctagaacttagaactacttaaacctaacaaacctaaggtatcacacagatccatgcccgaggcaggattcgaacctgcgaccgtagcgatcgcgtggttccagactgaaacgcctagaaccgctcggccacaccggccggctgcatacGACCAGCTGTGAACTAACACACGGATCGTTCCTTGCAAGGTGGGTGCGCCTTGGTTTTGATTAAGAAGTTCTTCACTCACAAACCATCGTTCTATAAGCGGAAAAATACGCCTActtacgatgaaaaaaagaaaaaaaacaatgagCGAAGGTCCACGTGTGTAGAGGGAACGAAGAGGTTAAAGCTAACCGGCTGCAGTGTTTATCTTGCAGTGAATCTAGAGCTGTGATCAAGGAACCAGCTCAGATGCGCAACAATGGCTTACTTGTGGGGATGCGTCGGCCTGGCTCCCAGGTGGCGCTGCTGGTGCCCTGAGACTGGTGGCGCCGCCGTCGGCGGACGGCGCCCGCCCCAGGCGTCGGCAGTCGGATTCcggagccgcgccgcgccgcgcctcgccgcTCCTTTGTTTTGGCCTCGGCGATGCGACGCTCGGCGGCGCGTGGCGGTGACGTCGGCAAGATGGCCGCCGCCGCCGGCGTGAGATCGCACCTCGTGGGGCAGCGGGGGCGGCATTGCGCCACCTCCAGTGCCCGCCCCCCCAGGAATGCCGCACTGGCCGAGGCGCTCACCGACTCTGCCAGGGCAGGACGACTTCTTACCGCCGCACCGGCGCCCCGACGCCTCGCATGGTAATGCATTCCGGTTGAGCGGACCGCGAGGGCTACCGGACGGCAAATGTGCGACGTTGGTGGCCACCTGTCATCTCTGACGTTCTGCCGGACTCGCGACATCCCTGAACTCCGTTGCCGAAAAAGTGACTGAGTGCTTCCACGCGCCAAGCATAATCGACGTTGTTGTTTGTAAAGCACGCGTTCCACGTCAGAGAGATTCTTCACTTTGCTTTCGTCCGCTAACCTTGTTTTATTCCAACCAGATCTCCTCCCCGCTGGCCTCGGTAGTGGCAGTCATTGAGCTGAGATAACAACAACCACATGGTCTTTCTCTGCTTTGGATTGAAATGTTCGTCTACGCATCTTTCGCCTAAAGATTATCATCTGCAGCAGGGGTTTCCAACCCgcggcccgcgggccgcatgcggGCAATAGCAA
This window contains:
- the LOC126204091 gene encoding uncharacterized protein LOC126204091 — translated: MRGVGAPVRRWRNAAPAAPRGAISRRRRRPSCRRHRHAPPSVASPRPKQRSGEARRGAAPESDCRRLGRAPSADGGATSLRAPAAPPGSQADASPQMSPTCEAIVNAAEHGNHLNYLIAPCHRYEETSM